TAGCAATTATTTCCCCCTTTTCCTGTACATTTAAGTAATTGTTACTTATAGCGAACACATAATGCCACTCGTATCGGAAACTGACCGAAAATGTGGCTAATTAGCGACGTGTTATCGACCAGTGTATCGTGTACTGTGTTACTGCTGTTAGATAGACCGTATTGTGATACGAATTCATCCGTAGGCCATTTTCTGTTTAGTTCTGCTAATTGTGTGGGAAAATTAAACTTGTTTTATATAATTCATTTCTTTCACAGTAGTGTATTGATAGAGcaaaataacacaacaaaatCATAGTCAGTAGACCTTGATTCACTTGGATGCTTAACACAAGTGATTTCAGAACAAAATAACACTAGTTGACATTTACAGTAGCCGGTCATTAAGTAGTATTATTGTCTGTAGATTTACCTTTATACTGTTCTTGTTGTTGCATCGTCTGCACACTGCACCGTAGCCTGTTGACCGTCAGCTGCACTATGTCATTCAACCCGTCTTCACTCGCCGTGTACAATAAAGTAACTTCCAACTGGCCCTTCTTGTTTTCCCTCTGTAGACACAAATTACACGGAGTTTATGCTAATTGTCACAGATTAGAGGCCCCTATGGGCAATTTGTACACAATCAACCATATCTGTGCCGCCTTCAACGAACATTACTGGAGATACAAGATATTTTACTAGACAAGGAAGGAAACTGGGCACAGATCCAAGTAATACTAGTAATAGTAAGAATAAAATGGTGTTATGTTAACTACCTACTTTGTAATAATGTTAGTAGAACGATTCAGACTGTATGACTTCATGGTCGTATATGTTCccaaagtattgttttattttcctttgacTGTCGTTTATGCTAACAGTTTTTCCTCtatagctttttttaaataaaactaaaaccttAAGCCATTTTAAGTCTTATCAGTAGGTGAGTAAGGCAATTTTCTAATGTTCTTTCTAGCGTTGAGATAAGTGTCTGATAACGTCTGACGCGACGTAACGACAGtgttttattgcatttattttatgtaaaattgtacAGAAATATCCAATGACGTAATCTCTTATGTAATTTATTGAAGTGTGATTACGTCTTTCAATTTTGGTTGCAGTTGCTTGAATGGCAAGGTCAAATTGACGATCGAGGATTTCAATTCGCAAACGGAATAAATGgctttaaagatttttattcttTTCGAATTCACCCATGTATATCAACAAACTCTTTATTACAAGAGGCCTACAAcgttgaaaataatttacaaagtaactgttatattttaatacttccACGTTTGCCTTCCCAGAATCTTATTCGGGATCATGTTCACTCTTTGTCTCTCAGCTACGATTTCTCTTTTTAGTGTCTGTGTATTCAAAATATACTAGTTGCCCTTTAAATGAAAAGGACCTAGTGTTCAAAGGCACAACAATGactaacataattaaattttcttcaCTGAATGCCTACTCAGTTCGTACACTTTAAAGCGCTTTCAACGTTAATAGTGATAAGAACATTAAACTTAATAAACTGAATTCCATAGCATTCCAACGAGATGCTAGAGCGTTAAAATGTGGTTTATATTCTGACTATCTAACCTAATTCCACTAAGTACTCACCCAGACTATAATCAACGGTATTCAATTACTAAAAGACACTTACAAGGATCGTGGGATCACTACCTAATTGGCACAAGTTATACGATTACAAATTACCCTAATTCAACACGCCACACTAACTATAAAACAATCTAATGAAATAAACCAACTGTACTTTAATAATTAGCAGAAATCAATAATCGATTAGTAGGTCTAATAAAATCGGTATGAATTTATTCGTAATTATACCGAATTTGTGCGCACGAAGATGAAGCATAGTTATGACCTTACATCATCGCAATAAACGTAGGTAGACGATCAGATGGAACCCGCCGAGGTCGAAACTATTCTATTGTACGAACAGCATTAAGATTTTATTCACACGAACACGCTCTTCGCATATTAATCATACATAACAATGACTCATACATTAATTGATATCGTTATCTTCAACTCGAGATTTCTATTGCTTCTTAACTATACTTTAAACTGTTTAAATCTATAGCCACAGCTTAGCTTAACGACAATTTCTTCATAATAGAATACATCGCCCTCTTCACGACCCCtaccaaaaaaaattaacatgatCTTATTTGTAACCATGGCTACAACGAATACGACTTTGacgataattaatttaaagagaATAAAGCTCTCTCTTGTTCTAAAGTAACAACTAAACTGTACAATTTACTGAGCCTTTGAAGTCTTCATTGTATTTTTGCTTGCCTAATACTTAGTAACGAAAAATAAAGACTTCACACGAAATAATAAAGATCACactaaaatattaggtacaagaagaaacatttttgagaatattttgttgaaacGTAGGTATTATTTCATCGAGATCAAGTTCATTACGAACGGTAATAAACTCACTGTAGAGGTACCTAACGAGTCTATCCTCACTTGACCATTTAAGACTATTTTTATCACAGTGATTAGCATCGCTCGCGACTGTGACTTATAGCGTTGTCGCTGTTAATTACCATTGGAATACATACCCGTGAATCAGCCGCCGTGATTCCACTCGTGATTGCGTTGATTGGTCTCCAAATATCTGGAGTGCCGATCAAACCATTCTTTAGATCATTCTGAAACAACTTTGAGTCGAAATTCCAAGTCGCCGCTCCCACTGTTCTCCGTTTCTCCAGAATCGACTTTTGTGCTATCGCCTCGGCTTTCGTTGATTTGAAACTGCTAAATGTCTTTTCTAAGAATCCAGTCTTAGGTTTTGGTTCCTCTTGTTCCGCGACCTTGGCAGATTTTTTCGAATCTAGTGTTTTGCTATTTTTTCGCTTGTCTGTGTCTTGTTTTGGAGCCTCTAATATAGCATAAATGGTAAGCGACAAAAAGTGGCCGGCGAGCAAACTTTGAAGGTCAGTTTTTTCTTGTCCCTTCTTAGcatctttttgttttaattgaaatttaaaatccTCATTCCACACCGGCCAGGAACTCTCCTGTAATGTTGTTTCAAACCTACTGTCGCCGGGAAACACTTTGACCTGAAAAATGTAAATGTCGTTATTTCAGCTGGATGGTAACAGTTACATTAACTATTTTATGTGTATAACTAACATGAAACAACTTTTAGGtaattatataaataggtataatattaatagccGCAACTTTATCGTTcacaattattacatttcaacATGACATCATTATGACGCTACATTGCAACTTATCATGGTGAAGTAAACCgctgaaattaattaaaactagttttttaatTCGATAACATAGCACGAGTTTTACACAAACTTGTAttggaatttaatttttaattcttttggCACTAGTTACCACGAAGTTTGCGAGGGCGCTAAAAGTATCTACTGTTTAACTAGTTAATAAGTAACTACTGAAAATTCTTGcccgtttttgttttaatgaagaAAAATTGTTAAGGTTATTTTCTACTTAAGAACATACCAAAAAAGGAAAGAGAAGGGAAGGATGGATAATTGAAGAAATTACCATGTTGTGGTGATCCCAAATAATTGGAACAATGCAGCCAGATTATGATGGCAGATGAAGACAAATTGTCACAAGCAGTGATATAATAAATGTCCGGATCAgacgggataaaaagtattcacaGCGGCTAAACCTCCCAACTGATGCGACCCATATAACGCTGTAGCCGCAAAAAAGCAATTTAcgaataatacataaaaaaatattctgttttgtttcgttattttttaaacaataaatggtATAAGTAGTTGTACAAAAATAAGCTCAATTGGATCTTTGTCTGTCTAGTCTAGTGTCCAATAAGAGTAATTATAGTTAGTTAATGATTTTTCTGTAAGTAAGTAACTATCTAGTTATAAGACATTTTTAACTCTGTATTGGAATGGAGCAAGCAACCTCTTCAACTTTAGGTGCCTAGTTAACTAAATTAACTCTTAAGAGACCCGTTCCTTGAATAGATGTCCTTAATTGGTAAGGATTCCGTTTAATTGATGGTAGCATTTGCCTACAACGTCATTTGAATGAACCCAAAATCACATACGGTTTTCCAAATGTATGGGGTCAGTCAAGGTAGCCATTAATCATCAATCGTCTCTGATTAGGGTTTGAATGTTAGATTTCCACATCGTTTCAAACTATGGCAATGTAACTAATAGAACCCCATTGATTGCCAGGCAAACAAGTCATACGGCATGTTGGAGCCAGTCCATTTGACCCGTTCGTTTTACcagtaaattgaatttaaattaatgtcgAGATCTCTATACAGTGGCATCAACAATACACTGTCGGGAAGGGCTTGCTTGAATAGGATTTTATTTAGGGAAACCATATTATCGTCTTTTGTAATACAACACTAAAACGTCTTCTAGCCTTTTGTGGAAATGAGTTTAAATTACTATAGTTAGTAAACTTTGTTCATTATAGAATCCCttgaattttaattgtattttgaacAATGGCGTTTTGTAGAAACACGAGTAGGGTCTTATGATGGGACACATGTCTTATTAAAGGAAGCATCTAGTAATTAGATACTCTAAATTAATTTCCTAGTTAAGGTCTTCTATGTCAACTGGGAGTCCCGAACAGtcggtatttattatttatcatcatattTTTTAGATATAACTAAAGCTCAATGTTTGGATGATGatattatacaattatattaaCCAAATCAGTAGTGATTAAATTTCGCAGGTTGTTATAAAAACAAGAGTTCATTGTTGTTTTCAAATTTTAAATAGTAGTTATATGAAGTATCGGATATCAGTGTATCAATGGAATACAAATCTGATATCAATGAATAATTGCTTAcagttttaattcatttaactaaacttatgttataatatcaattttccTGCTTAAATTTCAATGATAAATTGCGATGCAgcaattaaatttaatgatgCTCAGTTTTGGTGGTTTTTCAGcgaatacttaatattttttgttacagtgATTTTAAAGTGAACAAAGAAACcttgttttattcataaatgCATTTGTCTTGAAGCGACTGAAGACAAAATCGTACACTGAACTTAGATATTAGTTAGATGACAAGTATCTtggatttaatgttttaataaaatacgagTTGTTAGGTATAGATAAGTTCTACATGATCTCGTTCAATTTCGGAAATAGTTATGTTATATAGTTAAGTAACTTTGGaaaaataaagttcattgtgGCATTTGGTTCATCAGAGTAACTATTACTGTGGACTTAGAGTTTATAGCACACAAAACAAATACgccaacattttatttaaactttatggtAAACAacagaatacaagaaaaatgacgcaaaattttaatcattttcCTGAAGGAAAACGGTCAAAGTAAAGTTACTGTCCcgtgaaatatttacaaaataagtagTTACTTTTAAGTGTTCCCACAATGTTCTTCTCTGCTGCCATGATTCAATAAACCTTATAGAATGAAATAAGCCGTCAGAGCATCTTTTGCCATTTATATCTGCATGGTTGAACATTTACTCGAATTCCGAcccttttaaattaaatgacgCTGGCGAATAGAGGTGTTAATGTAATTTCAGTTCAGGATAATGCAGAAACGGAGTAGGTAAGTATTGGCCTACATTTTTCGTAGTACACGTACCATTATTACAATTCCCATTGGAAATTCAAGTGCAGATTTCGTAATATggaattgtgtaaataaatgtacCGAGATCTAATCAGTAGGTATTAGGGAATACCCAGCTAAATTGATCAAGGCCtaatttataagtataaatatttcaatatcaagAGAAATATGTGGTTATCGGAATTGATACCTAATCCCTAAGTAGGTACACACCAATGATTTCAGATGCATAGCAGAAAGATAAGAGAGCCGATAACCGCATTGTAATAAGAACTAGTGACTTCCATTGATAAAA
This Spodoptera frugiperda isolate SF20-4 chromosome 20, AGI-APGP_CSIRO_Sfru_2.0, whole genome shotgun sequence DNA region includes the following protein-coding sequences:
- the LOC118282311 gene encoding uncharacterized protein LOC118282311, with product MAFSLNKLKNILNTSREGQLAGSGSLEPEIGFKLALHPISKNLYVTVIGARHLPSLFGLSRAHGYLVKVKVFPGDSRFETTLQESSWPVWNEDFKFQLKQKDAKKGQEKTDLQSLLAGHFLSLTIYAILEAPKQDTDKRKNSKTLDSKKSAKVAEQEEPKPKTGFLEKTFSSFKSTKAEAIAQKSILEKRRTVGAATWNFDSKLFQNDLKNGLIGTPDIWRPINAITSGITAADSRRENKKGQLEVTLLYTASEDGLNDIVQLTVNRLRCSVQTMQQQEQYKAPLYLKATILEANKAECYWKSDRFVPAISARWDPKSATVKLTVFKASLNKVSIYISLGCKTKMAKKEILGKATIDEKSAYADSWNECLQHPGIPKTFWVNFE